The Halalkalibacter krulwichiae genome has a segment encoding these proteins:
- the ytxJ gene encoding bacillithiol system redox-active protein YtxJ → MGIKQLTSIEDMKQFIKQPGKHILFKHSTTCPISAKAHEEFQAFVEENNTSAALVRVIEERPVSNQITEELGIKHESPQIFLLEDGQVRWNTSHWKITKDAIKEAITQ, encoded by the coding sequence ATGGGAATTAAACAATTGACAAGTATTGAAGACATGAAGCAATTTATCAAACAACCGGGAAAGCATATACTTTTTAAGCACAGTACAACGTGCCCAATTAGTGCTAAAGCACATGAAGAATTTCAAGCGTTTGTTGAAGAAAACAATACATCTGCTGCTCTTGTAAGAGTAATAGAAGAACGTCCTGTATCAAATCAAATTACTGAAGAGCTTGGAATCAAGCATGAATCTCCACAAATCTTCTTGCTTGAAGATGGTCAGGTTCGCTGGAATACATCTCATTGGAAGATTACAAAGGATGCAATTAAGGAGGCTATTACCCAATGA
- the fadH gene encoding 2,4-dienoyl-CoA reductase has product MKGKVVIVTGGSSGMGKAMAKRFAQLGAYVTISGRNSDKLTQAKQEIETFKGQVLPYSMDVRNNEDVQAMVTKTKGHFGSIDYLVNNAAGNFLVRAEELSINGWNSVIDIVLNGTWHCTQAVAKEWIKEKKAGSITNIVATYAWTAGAGVVHSASAKAGVLAMTRSLAVEWGSQYGIRVNAIAPGPIEDTGGAKKLIMNEEAYKKVIRSVPVRRFGKVDEVAGLAAYLFSEEAQYINGECITIDGGQWLNNSAFQF; this is encoded by the coding sequence ATGAAGGGAAAAGTGGTAATTGTGACTGGCGGTAGTAGTGGGATGGGAAAAGCAATGGCGAAAAGGTTTGCGCAACTTGGAGCATATGTTACAATTTCTGGACGTAATTCAGATAAACTTACTCAAGCCAAACAAGAAATAGAAACATTTAAAGGTCAAGTTTTACCTTACTCTATGGATGTTCGTAATAATGAAGATGTTCAAGCGATGGTAACAAAAACAAAAGGACATTTTGGAAGTATTGATTATCTTGTAAATAATGCAGCGGGTAATTTTTTAGTTCGCGCTGAAGAACTGTCTATAAATGGTTGGAATTCGGTTATTGATATTGTCCTCAACGGAACTTGGCACTGCACACAAGCCGTTGCGAAAGAATGGATTAAAGAAAAGAAGGCTGGTAGTATAACAAATATCGTTGCAACGTATGCATGGACAGCGGGAGCTGGTGTCGTACATTCTGCTAGTGCAAAGGCTGGTGTTTTAGCAATGACGCGCTCATTGGCAGTTGAATGGGGAAGTCAGTATGGCATTAGAGTTAATGCTATTGCACCCGGTCCTATTGAAGATACGGGTGGAGCTAAAAAGCTAATAATGAATGAAGAAGCTTATAAAAAGGTCATTCGTAGTGTTCCAGTTAGAAGGTTCGGAAAAGTCGATGAAGTTGCTGGGCTCGCAGCATACCTTTTTTCAGAAGAAGCTCAATATATTAACGGTGAGTGTATTACGATTGACGGAGGTCAGTGGTTAAACAATTCAGCATTTCAATTTTAA
- a CDS encoding glutaredoxin family protein, producing the protein MSKQVIVYSTDGCVECNYVKQMLKEEGVDFEVRDVMASEEHQKEVEKFGFMGVPVTVVNERAVKGFTPELQELIKIAKS; encoded by the coding sequence ATGAGTAAGCAAGTAATTGTCTATTCAACAGATGGCTGTGTAGAATGCAATTATGTTAAGCAAATGTTGAAAGAAGAAGGTGTAGATTTTGAAGTTAGAGATGTCATGGCTAGTGAAGAACACCAAAAAGAAGTAGAGAAATTTGGATTTATGGGTGTACCGGTGACAGTCGTGAATGAGCGAGCTGTGAAAGGCTTTACACCAGAACTACAAGAACTTATTAAAATTGCGAAATCATAA